In uncultured Cohaesibacter sp., a genomic segment contains:
- the cas1e gene encoding type I-E CRISPR-associated endonuclease Cas1e, whose product MLKGRLGLETSRIPHADRAGVLYLARGHLVTSNGTLSFRRNEEEDEMLPKGVYDIPVQGVSIILLGPGSTVSHDALRLLARANTALAAVGEDGVRCYTAPPLMPDQSVIARNQARLWADEKKRLDVARRMYAWRLGEVLPHRDIAVLRGIEGARMKETYRLIADRVGIRWTGRHYDRLDPEAADLPNQALNHAASAVEAAAAIATTATGAIPQLGFIHEAAGQSFVLDIADLYRDQVTIPAAFKAAREGEKSVQSIERIARRMAGRTLAEEKVIPDMIDKIKALLTPQTDDTKQTPSSKKP is encoded by the coding sequence ATGCTCAAGGGACGTCTCGGTCTGGAAACCTCGCGCATTCCTCACGCCGACCGCGCAGGGGTTCTGTATCTCGCGCGGGGCCATCTGGTCACCAGCAACGGCACACTTTCCTTTCGCCGTAACGAGGAGGAGGATGAGATGCTTCCCAAGGGTGTCTATGACATTCCGGTGCAGGGTGTTTCGATCATTCTGCTCGGACCCGGCTCGACCGTCAGTCATGACGCCTTACGTCTGTTGGCAAGGGCAAATACCGCCCTTGCTGCAGTTGGCGAAGATGGCGTTCGCTGCTATACCGCGCCGCCTCTGATGCCGGACCAGTCTGTCATTGCCCGCAATCAGGCAAGGCTCTGGGCAGATGAAAAGAAGCGGCTGGACGTTGCGCGACGCATGTATGCCTGGAGACTGGGGGAGGTGTTGCCGCACCGGGATATCGCCGTGTTGCGTGGCATTGAGGGTGCGCGGATGAAGGAGACATATCGGCTGATTGCGGATCGCGTCGGGATCCGCTGGACGGGACGGCATTATGACCGGTTAGACCCCGAAGCTGCCGACCTTCCAAATCAGGCCCTCAACCATGCTGCCAGCGCCGTTGAGGCCGCCGCAGCAATCGCGACGACCGCGACAGGTGCCATTCCCCAGCTTGGGTTCATCCACGAAGCTGCCGGGCAGTCCTTCGTTCTCGACATAGCCGACCTATACCGCGATCAGGTGACCATTCCAGCTGCCTTCAAGGCGGCAAGGGAGGGAGAGAAGTCTGTCCAGAGCATCGAACGCATCGCCCGTCGCATGGCCGGACGTACGTTGGCAGAGGAAAAGGTGATCCCCGACATGATCGATAAAATCAAGGCGCTGCTCACCCCTCAGACCGACGATACGAAGCAGACTCCATCCAGTAAAAAGCCCTAG
- a CDS encoding type I-E CRISPR-associated protein Cas6/Cse3/CasE: MISLLHAPISARAFHQWAAHRNMMSARHDFDLGAAVHTLLTETFSYGAIQPFRVFAPQSGDWSLYGYVQQDTESLMEQAAITAMPETQAVLPLDAIRIKPMPEAFPSARRLGFDCLVRPVVRGKKGERDLFQHRMETEASAVGTRPVLDRQTVYCKWLEGKLAGAATLEQVTLAGFERTRVLRNGRMSEGPDAILHGTLTIADPVAFTALLKQGIGRHKAYGYGMILLRPPGRSALGR; the protein is encoded by the coding sequence ATGATCAGTCTGCTTCATGCCCCCATCTCGGCGAGGGCCTTTCATCAGTGGGCGGCCCATCGCAACATGATGTCGGCGCGTCACGACTTCGATCTCGGGGCAGCGGTCCACACACTGCTAACGGAAACCTTCAGCTATGGTGCCATTCAGCCGTTTCGCGTCTTCGCGCCGCAATCGGGCGACTGGTCGCTTTACGGCTATGTCCAGCAGGATACCGAAAGTCTGATGGAACAGGCCGCGATCACCGCCATGCCGGAGACCCAGGCTGTCTTGCCTCTCGATGCAATCCGTATCAAACCCATGCCGGAGGCGTTCCCTTCGGCGCGACGGCTTGGCTTCGATTGCCTCGTGCGCCCGGTTGTCAGAGGCAAAAAGGGCGAGCGAGACCTGTTTCAGCATCGGATGGAAACAGAGGCATCTGCGGTAGGAACACGGCCTGTCCTTGACCGTCAAACGGTCTATTGCAAATGGCTGGAAGGCAAGCTGGCAGGAGCCGCCACTCTGGAACAGGTGACTCTGGCGGGTTTTGAGCGGACCCGGGTCCTGCGCAATGGCCGCATGAGCGAAGGGCCTGACGCCATCCTGCATGGAACGCTGACAATAGCCGATCCTGTCGCTTTCACCGCATTGCTGAAGCAAGGCATCGGTCGGCACAAAGCCTATGGCTACGGCATGATCCTGTTACGTCCGCCTGGTCGGTCTGCATTGGGGAGGTGA
- the cas5e gene encoding type I-E CRISPR-associated protein Cas5/CasD: MKWLILRLEAPLMSFGGATIDAYGISRDFPAQSALTGLLANALGIERRQTGRLDNLQRRLVFAAALEQLSQPSRLRDFQTAKLEAADRGWTTCNGPEGRAGGAGTYNSPHIRYRDYLADACVTVVVRLEPSSDSGAPTLDDVARAFDRPARPLFIGRKHALPSGRMNAGFIEGDRALAVLEAALAAMPEIGQAGEVIRMIWPADHDLDRADNVIDLCDQRNWATGLHGGSRRVAEGRLVRGGAPT, encoded by the coding sequence ATGAAGTGGTTGATCCTCCGACTGGAAGCCCCGCTGATGAGTTTTGGCGGAGCTACCATTGATGCCTATGGCATCAGCCGGGATTTTCCCGCCCAGTCTGCGCTCACAGGGCTGCTTGCCAATGCTCTGGGCATTGAGCGCAGGCAGACAGGCAGGCTTGACAACCTGCAGAGAAGGCTGGTCTTCGCTGCAGCACTGGAACAGCTCTCCCAGCCATCCAGACTGCGAGATTTCCAAACCGCAAAGCTCGAGGCGGCCGACAGGGGATGGACCACCTGCAACGGCCCTGAAGGCAGAGCAGGGGGCGCGGGAACATATAACAGCCCCCACATCCGCTATCGGGACTATCTGGCAGATGCCTGTGTAACCGTCGTTGTAAGACTGGAGCCATCATCGGATTCCGGCGCACCGACCCTCGACGATGTGGCGAGGGCGTTCGATCGTCCGGCACGGCCGTTGTTTATCGGTCGCAAGCATGCCCTTCCGAGCGGGCGCATGAATGCCGGCTTCATCGAGGGCGACAGGGCACTTGCTGTTCTTGAGGCTGCACTTGCGGCAATGCCGGAAATCGGGCAGGCCGGGGAGGTCATACGGATGATCTGGCCTGCCGATCACGATCTGGACCGGGCAGACAATGTGATCGATCTGTGCGACCAGCGCAACTGGGCTACCGGTCTGCATGGCGGCAGCCGACGCGTCGCAGAAGGCCGTTTGGTCCGGGGAGGGGCCCCGACATGA
- the cas7e gene encoding type I-E CRISPR-associated protein Cas7/Cse4/CasC: MTTPRFIQIHTLSSYSATLLNRDDSGLAKRLPYGGAMRTRISSQCLKRHWRMADGPHALAAIEGAEDAVRSRELVTRRIRRPLEGRFDAEILDAIEKPFQIAVYGKNADKGKASRQPLMFGEPELRFLADKFAALAEQAADAKEAVSLAEGFCKEKEFQATMKAMREQTVLPAGLTSALFGRMVTSDTEANIDAPVHVAHAFTVHEEESESDYFSVVDDLAEDDTGADHIGETELTSGLFYGYVVIDIPALVSNITGVPVSDWQTADRALAAQVAASLVHLIAETSPGAKRGSTAPYNYASLLLVEAGDCQPRSLAGAFRTPVAPTLDAAQTALIEHLVRFDQNYETNESRRCMSFANAGDLPRAERLSVPAISQWVATVVREASLS, from the coding sequence ATGACCACACCACGTTTCATCCAGATTCATACTCTATCGAGCTATTCCGCCACCCTTCTCAATCGCGATGACAGCGGATTGGCAAAGCGTCTGCCCTATGGCGGTGCGATGCGCACCCGCATATCCTCCCAATGCCTCAAACGGCACTGGAGAATGGCTGACGGGCCGCATGCACTTGCTGCCATCGAAGGAGCCGAGGATGCTGTCCGCTCGCGAGAACTGGTCACACGCCGCATCCGCCGCCCGCTTGAGGGGCGCTTTGATGCTGAAATCCTTGATGCCATCGAGAAGCCGTTCCAGATCGCGGTCTATGGAAAGAATGCGGACAAGGGCAAGGCCAGCCGTCAGCCGCTGATGTTCGGCGAGCCTGAACTTCGTTTTCTGGCGGATAAGTTTGCCGCACTGGCGGAACAGGCCGCCGATGCAAAGGAGGCAGTCAGTCTGGCCGAGGGCTTTTGCAAGGAGAAGGAGTTCCAGGCGACCATGAAGGCCATGCGTGAGCAGACAGTTCTTCCTGCAGGTCTCACCTCCGCCCTGTTCGGCCGCATGGTAACTTCCGACACCGAGGCCAACATCGATGCGCCGGTTCACGTTGCCCATGCCTTCACCGTGCATGAGGAGGAGAGCGAAAGTGATTATTTCTCGGTGGTTGACGATTTGGCCGAGGACGACACCGGGGCCGATCATATCGGCGAGACCGAGCTTACCTCGGGTCTGTTCTATGGCTATGTCGTCATCGACATTCCCGCTCTCGTCTCCAATATCACCGGCGTTCCCGTGAGCGACTGGCAGACGGCGGATCGTGCCCTCGCCGCGCAAGTGGCGGCCAGCCTGGTGCATCTGATCGCAGAAACCTCACCCGGAGCCAAGCGTGGCTCGACCGCGCCCTACAATTATGCCTCGCTCCTGCTGGTGGAGGCGGGCGACTGCCAGCCGCGCAGTCTCGCCGGGGCCTTCAGGACACCGGTTGCCCCGACACTCGATGCTGCCCAGACAGCCCTCATCGAGCATCTCGTCCGGTTTGACCAGAATTATGAGACAAACGAGAGCCGTCGTTGTATGTCCTTTGCCAATGCAGGTGATCTGCCCCGTGCCGAGCGACTTTCCGTTCCAGCCATCAGCCAGTGGGTGGCAACTGTCGTCAGGGAGGCATCTCTTTCATGA
- a CDS encoding type I-E CRISPR-associated protein Cse2/CasB, protein MPNDDMPDWERRNAVVVSLAYSISRLSTGDLARLRRSHPGAAGSGPFWRLYCQSGAEGLAGRAEDWERLMVAMAILTPTGQPDQRPSAHDGSASMGEALYAISNSERGSPPRDYLLLRLVNQGLAQRQVALLRLCRRLSNEGCQFDLRTLATLMLFEARPAIRKLASDFYHAAYRDIRGLEAIQ, encoded by the coding sequence ATGCCCAATGACGACATGCCGGATTGGGAAAGACGCAACGCGGTTGTCGTCTCTCTGGCCTATTCCATCAGCCGGCTTTCAACCGGAGATCTTGCCCGGTTGCGCCGCTCTCATCCGGGAGCGGCAGGAAGCGGTCCCTTCTGGCGGCTCTATTGTCAATCAGGGGCAGAAGGTCTTGCCGGCAGGGCGGAAGACTGGGAGCGGCTCATGGTAGCCATGGCGATCCTGACGCCAACTGGACAGCCGGACCAGCGCCCCTCGGCGCATGACGGGTCCGCCTCGATGGGGGAGGCGCTCTATGCGATTTCGAATTCCGAACGCGGCAGCCCGCCCCGGGACTATCTGCTTCTCCGGCTTGTCAATCAGGGTCTGGCGCAAAGGCAGGTCGCCCTGTTGCGCCTGTGCAGGAGGCTGTCGAACGAAGGATGCCAGTTTGATCTGCGCACACTGGCAACCCTCATGCTGTTCGAAGCCAGACCAGCCATCCGGAAACTTGCAAGCGATTTCTATCATGCGGCCTATCGTGACATACGGGGCCTGGAGGCAATTCAATGA
- the cas3 gene encoding CRISPR-associated helicase Cas3', whose translation MRQGDYDAQFLFHKRIARQIIYIYWLLLRSGAYITQPLEFSKMQAWGKCDKELGLYLPLIVHLCDVSACFSVLIDLPLYQNRLTCLAGKELSPALRQQLCLFAFLHDIGKLNSGFQSKGWNETVAHLEKAGHTAEGLDLIVSEIASTSGLDDLFDRWGEGSEGLFLAVLSHHGKPVNLDRYIENKTRWRQVADYDPVAELKRVIAFMRSTFPLAIRDGEQVPGDPEFQHLVAGLVALADQIGSMTDRFPMDRDVTPDLFRDCLSRANATIGALKLDVTGIHASVKSLPAASAFGWPEGARPKPMQEACWVLDGDAHLAILESETGSGKTEAAFLRFTKLFSEGLVDGLYFAVPTRAAASALHGRIDQAAQRVLGTNAILALPGYLKVGEATGRALPDWRVLWDDNPDELQRSSRWAAETPRRFLAAPIAVGTVDQAMMAGLKVKWAHFRAATLARSLLVIDEVHASDVYMTKVLSRLLETHVGNGGYALLMSATLGGAARKEWLGARRSGPADEMADHFEQVAYPSLSIRRRSGGTETIALPHDGRTKKVSVDVVESMESSEQIADLAAEAAGRGAKVLVIRNTVASALAMLKALECRHPDAPVLAIEGVTTLHHSRFASEDRLLLDRAIETGFGKRSGHRAIIAVGTQTLEQSLDISCDVLISDLCPVDVLLQRIGRLHRHELARPKSCRQPVCHVLTPKTLKPDAGLLRYGLGQGTNGGVYQSMTGLEATRRLIVDRPIWTIPQDNRLLVEVGTDPVLLDNLAGSLGEDWKKERIGIEGRSWSHKNAACFAILDRRKPFDGRTEVFPDDENIMTRLGVGGLVLSFAPVSGPFGKQISQITIPSHMLGGATADDVLHMEAGSGALLLTLGPSVYSYSRYGLEKVENA comes from the coding sequence ATGAGGCAAGGAGACTACGATGCCCAATTCCTATTTCACAAAAGAATTGCCAGACAAATTATTTACATCTATTGGTTGTTGTTGAGATCAGGCGCATACATTACTCAACCATTGGAATTTTCAAAGATGCAAGCGTGGGGCAAATGCGACAAAGAGCTCGGACTATATCTCCCGTTGATAGTTCATCTTTGTGATGTTTCCGCTTGCTTCTCTGTGCTTATCGATCTGCCGCTCTACCAAAACCGTCTGACCTGTTTGGCTGGAAAAGAATTGTCTCCCGCCCTCCGGCAACAGTTGTGTCTGTTTGCTTTCCTGCATGATATCGGCAAGCTCAACAGCGGGTTCCAGTCCAAGGGGTGGAACGAGACTGTGGCGCATCTTGAAAAGGCCGGGCACACTGCTGAAGGTCTTGACCTGATTGTCTCCGAAATTGCCAGCACCTCAGGTCTTGACGATCTATTTGATCGGTGGGGAGAGGGAAGTGAAGGCCTGTTTCTGGCCGTTCTGTCTCATCACGGCAAACCGGTGAATCTTGATCGCTACATAGAGAACAAGACTCGTTGGAGACAGGTGGCGGATTATGATCCGGTCGCAGAACTGAAACGAGTGATCGCGTTCATGCGGTCGACCTTTCCTCTGGCAATCAGGGATGGAGAACAAGTGCCAGGGGATCCGGAGTTCCAGCATCTCGTAGCAGGTCTTGTCGCGCTCGCTGACCAGATAGGGTCTATGACAGATCGGTTTCCGATGGACCGGGACGTAACACCAGATTTGTTCCGGGACTGCCTGTCGAGGGCGAATGCCACGATAGGCGCGCTGAAGCTTGATGTGACAGGCATCCATGCATCGGTCAAAAGTTTGCCTGCTGCATCTGCTTTCGGCTGGCCAGAAGGGGCGAGGCCTAAGCCCATGCAGGAAGCCTGTTGGGTCTTGGATGGCGACGCTCATCTGGCAATCCTCGAATCCGAGACGGGGTCCGGCAAGACAGAGGCGGCATTCCTTCGCTTTACAAAGTTGTTTTCCGAGGGGCTTGTAGACGGGCTGTATTTTGCCGTGCCGACGCGAGCGGCCGCGAGTGCCCTGCACGGTCGCATCGACCAGGCCGCACAACGGGTCCTGGGAACCAATGCCATACTGGCATTGCCTGGCTATCTAAAGGTTGGGGAGGCCACAGGACGGGCCTTACCCGACTGGCGGGTCCTGTGGGATGACAACCCTGACGAACTGCAACGTTCTTCCAGATGGGCAGCCGAGACGCCGCGCCGGTTTCTTGCGGCACCGATCGCTGTAGGAACGGTCGATCAGGCCATGATGGCCGGCCTCAAGGTGAAATGGGCCCATTTCCGCGCAGCGACGCTTGCACGGTCGCTTCTGGTGATTGACGAGGTGCATGCCTCTGATGTCTATATGACAAAAGTGCTTTCCCGCCTGCTCGAAACGCATGTGGGCAATGGCGGTTATGCTTTGCTCATGTCGGCGACGCTTGGTGGAGCTGCACGAAAGGAGTGGCTTGGCGCAAGGCGCTCAGGTCCTGCAGACGAAATGGCGGATCACTTCGAGCAGGTTGCCTATCCCTCCTTGAGCATCAGGAGAAGAAGCGGAGGGACCGAAACGATTGCCCTGCCGCACGATGGGAGAACCAAAAAGGTGTCTGTCGATGTGGTCGAGTCCATGGAAAGTTCGGAGCAGATTGCCGATCTTGCCGCGGAGGCTGCGGGGCGGGGTGCCAAGGTGCTTGTCATCCGCAACACGGTCGCTTCTGCGCTGGCCATGCTAAAAGCGCTGGAATGCCGGCATCCTGATGCACCTGTTCTCGCAATTGAGGGCGTCACAACGCTGCATCACAGCCGTTTTGCCTCCGAAGACCGGCTTCTTTTGGACCGGGCGATTGAGACAGGCTTCGGCAAGCGGAGCGGACACAGGGCGATCATCGCGGTCGGTACCCAGACCTTGGAGCAGAGCCTCGACATTTCCTGTGACGTGCTGATCAGCGATCTCTGCCCGGTCGATGTGCTGTTGCAGCGGATCGGGCGCCTTCATCGTCACGAGCTGGCCCGGCCCAAGAGTTGCAGACAACCGGTCTGCCATGTCCTGACACCCAAAACCCTGAAGCCCGATGCTGGCCTGCTGCGGTATGGGTTGGGACAGGGGACCAATGGTGGTGTCTACCAGAGCATGACAGGACTTGAGGCAACCCGTCGGCTGATTGTCGACCGCCCGATCTGGACGATTCCGCAGGATAATCGTCTTCTAGTAGAGGTCGGGACTGATCCTGTGCTCCTCGATAACCTTGCTGGATCACTCGGTGAAGACTGGAAAAAGGAGCGTATTGGAATAGAGGGGCGAAGTTGGTCCCACAAGAATGCCGCCTGCTTCGCTATTCTGGATCGAAGGAAGCCGTTTGATGGCAGAACAGAGGTGTTTCCGGACGATGAAAACATAATGACCCGTCTTGGTGTGGGTGGTTTGGTCTTGTCTTTTGCTCCTGTTTCTGGCCCGTTCGGCAAGCAGATAAGTCAGATTACGATACCCTCACATATGCTGGGAGGAGCGACAGCCGACGATGTTCTGCACATGGAAGCCGGTTCAGGTGCGCTTTTGTTAACGCTGGGGCCATCCGTCTATAGCTATTCAAGATATGGGTTGGAGAAAGTCGAGAATGCATGA
- a CDS encoding Fic family protein has protein sequence MTESDLTARIGTKKECSIGGRTSYFSYVPKPLPPNPPLRMEELYPLLDRASTALGRLDGISIILPDPSLFLYMYIRKEAVLSSQIEGTQSSLSDLLLFEAEAAPGAPLDDVTEVSCYVAAMNYGMERLKEFPLSLRLIREIHSKLLNNARGGNKSPGEFRVSQNWIGGTRPDTAKFVPPPPEELMNCLDSFEKFLHDETVRLPVLIKAALAHVQFETIHPFLDGNGRLGRLLITFILCAEGVLQAPLLYLSLYFKANRQAYYDHLQNVRETGNWEDWIAFFLTGVIDTANQATQTAKHMILLFETDRARIEESGKSTAATLSIHAYLQKQPVTNTTRLKNACGISLPTVLRSLAALEELGIVHEITGKERNKVFAYRQYLNILNHGSEPLEY, from the coding sequence CCGAATCTGACCTTACAGCCCGTATTGGAACGAAAAAAGAATGTTCGATTGGTGGTCGGACATCCTACTTTTCATATGTTCCCAAGCCGCTGCCTCCCAACCCACCACTTCGGATGGAAGAGCTCTATCCTCTGCTTGATCGTGCGAGCACGGCTCTTGGGCGACTGGATGGCATCAGCATTATTTTGCCGGACCCATCCTTATTTCTCTATATGTATATCAGGAAAGAAGCGGTTCTTTCATCCCAGATTGAAGGCACCCAGTCATCACTTTCTGATTTGCTTCTATTCGAAGCGGAAGCGGCACCCGGAGCCCCCCTTGACGATGTGACAGAAGTCTCATGCTATGTTGCAGCAATGAACTATGGCATGGAACGTCTTAAAGAGTTTCCGCTTTCACTAAGGCTCATTCGCGAGATCCATTCAAAGTTGCTAAACAACGCAAGAGGCGGCAACAAGAGCCCAGGAGAATTCCGAGTTAGCCAAAACTGGATCGGAGGAACACGACCAGACACAGCGAAATTTGTTCCTCCCCCACCAGAAGAGTTAATGAACTGCCTCGATTCATTTGAGAAGTTCCTTCACGATGAAACTGTCCGCCTTCCAGTTCTTATCAAGGCAGCACTGGCTCATGTGCAATTCGAAACCATCCACCCCTTTCTGGATGGGAATGGACGACTGGGGCGCCTGCTGATCACATTCATATTGTGCGCCGAAGGAGTGCTACAAGCGCCGCTTCTGTATCTGAGTTTGTATTTCAAGGCCAATAGGCAAGCCTATTACGATCATCTGCAGAATGTACGCGAGACAGGAAACTGGGAAGACTGGATTGCCTTCTTTCTTACCGGGGTGATCGATACAGCCAATCAAGCTACACAGACAGCGAAACACATGATCCTGCTTTTCGAGACGGATCGAGCACGAATTGAAGAGTCGGGCAAATCCACAGCAGCGACGCTCTCAATCCATGCCTATTTACAAAAGCAGCCTGTCACCAATACCACCAGATTAAAAAACGCATGTGGCATCTCCCTGCCTACCGTATTGCGCAGCCTCGCAGCACTAGAAGAACTTGGAATCGTGCATGAGATAACCGGCAAGGAGCGCAACAAAGTCTTTGCCTACCGTCAATATCTCAACATCCTAAACCACGGCAGTGAACCGCTGGAATACTAG